TAGACGAGCTGCTTGGGGTAGAATCTGTCTGAGGGTTCTCGGCAGGGTCAGGGTCCGAGTCTAGGCGCGTGGGGGAAACCGGCTCCTGCTTAATGAAAAGCGGCGTGGTGGTGGCAGGAGTGGGATGTGCAGGAGACATGGAGGATAGGGGCACAGCTTGATGTAAAATATGGGGCAGACCAGCTGGTGGGAGCTGGCTTGGAGAGTACGACAGAGCATCCTGTTGGATGGTGCAGGAAGGGGGCAAAGCAGGTGATGCTTTGACAGCAGGTGAAACAACCTCTGAGGTCTTCTTCACTGTTTGTTTAGACCCTCCATCATACCCCTCTGGAAAACATGGCATAAGCAGCAAAATTAGACATTGAGTATAGTCGCTACTAATGCATTAACTAAATCATGACAACGTTTAGGTATTTGAGAGACACCAAGACGAAAAAGAGGTACACTCACACAGATGCACCGACTACCCCAGAAAACCAAGGCAGAGTCACAGTGCCTGTTAATCGCATTATCTTGATCAAATATTTTACCTAAAAAGAAGCATGTACCTTGCATTCCTTGTAGGATTTCAATGCGTTTTGCCCTTAGCGCATTCATTTCTGTAGTAATCTGGAAATCAGATATGAAACCAACATACGCTGTGCACACAAAGAGGCAATAAACAgtacaaaagcaaaacattctGGAGATGAATCAGTAACAGCAATTTGCCTTTAACAGACTGTAGACTGTGACACACTGAATGAGTAATGTGTGGCTCTTAAGATTAACGTTATCAGTATGGTTTTGGTGTTTGCGACCCCTTACTTGTTGCTTGACCATCAGTAGGCGCTGCATCTCCATGTAGGCAGCCTGCAGGGCTGCACGGCCTTGGATCAGGCTGCTTTCTAGTGTCTGGAGAGAACTGTTCAGTTCCTCCTCCCTCAGGGACACAGCCAGAAGCTGGTCCACCTGGGAGCTTTCTGTAGAAATAACTTGGGAACAGGAGAATCAAAAGCAAGAAAGATAACATCAGAACGAACAACATACAGGGCACATAAGTGCAGTACAGCATGAATTTACTTGTAGGTCACAAGGCTCATATATactgtgcatgtgtatgtgcgcatatatatatatatattcttatatttaAAAGAACCATCCAGCCATCCCCACTGTTAGTTTTACAGAGTGGCAAAGTTTCGGTTAATCACCTTGTAGCGTGTGTTCTCATAGAACGGTatcagagagtgtgtgctgtTCAGTGCCTTTTTGATATAATTCTGTGTATCTGCAATTTATTAATGGCCCCAGAAGTGAcaaaaaatgtaacagcagCAAAAGGCCAAAGAAAGGACATTTGTCAATTAGAGGTTTAAACTGCGAGAAAAACTAGGCAAAGGGGTCTAGCGTGTGCAGGGTATGGTGGTAAGCAGTTtctgacattaaaaataacaaagaaaagcTATAACAATATAAATGAAAGTGTTCAGATATATGACTAAGCTAAATTTTAATAAGTCAAGCTTTTTTCTGTTCAGTACATGTGTCTTTATTTGcagtctttattttatttacaatattccGTTTGATTTACTATCTTTGTATTAGTGCATATATGTACGTACATATATTACACGCTGcatgcatgtacagtatttatgtatGCGCAGTACGAATGTATGCTTCAGTTACAGCACTAATTTCATTAGGCACATTAGGTGTTCATGACACGTTACATTAGGATATTCACTGCAGTAcagagtacaggtggtccccgatttatgatcaGGTTACgctccccgaaacccatcataagtcgaaaatccatttaatacacctaatactgcacacacctctgtgtgacagaatgggacATGCAGATCGCTGTCGCttcccagcatcgcgagagagtatcgtgtTGCGTATTGTTTGCCTGGGGCGGGGGGAGTCAAAATTCGaaatacggtttctactgaatgtctattcccagctcaccatcataaagtcgaaaaaaaaacactagtcGAATCgccgtaaatcggggaccacctgtacagtatacagcaccatgtttcaaaaaaatgcatttttttgattttccaGACTTTTTCCATATACATGCAACACCTCCCGCATACAGTCTACAAAACAGAGGATGAAGATAAGTATATGGACAtacaaaacatcaaaatgtcCTCTAAGGGAACTCACCTTTAACATCTTTCTGCTTTTCAGTCCTCTGCTCTGAACTAACAACTACAAAAGATGGGTTATCCTGTTCAAAAAAGATgatgaacaaattaaatcatCGGGCTAAGTCCACTAGCTAAAGCTCAATTCCTTacacttacatttgcattacttcATGTAgatgacttttctccaaagcgacttgcagtgttaaactacttaattatttacccatttatacagctgggtaatttttactggagcaattttagggtaaatactttgctcaagggtattgcctttgggttcaaaggcagcagctctaaccactacactaccagttgcctcTACTTTTGTGCTACTCCAATCTCCTACCTTTGTTATCGTCAGATCTGTGTCTTGGAAATCATTCTGTTCTTGTCTGGTGTCTTCTTCCAAAGGGTTCTCACCATCTCCTCTCAGACTGGCTGTATTGttaacctcctccagctccctgttGGCTGCTTGGCCAGATCTACAGTGTATAGAGGTTTCACTGCCCCAAGGTGAGATGTTCAGTCTCTCTGTGGTCAGCCTGCACTCCTTTGCAGAAGATTCCCTGGACCCACTTTCTGGATCAGTGGCCCCCAGGTTGCTCTCTGAAAAGCTTCGTTTGCGGGGCCCAAACCCAGTGACAGCAGAGCTAGGGTTGCTGAAAGATTCCCATTGATATCCCTCTGACAGGGAAATTTCGTCCTCTTCCGTGTTCAGTACTTCTGGGTCAGAGGGCACAGAGGGCACCATCTCAATACCAAACCTGAAACATGGACAACAGCAACTAAGAGGACAAGAAACTTGCATGTTTTCTGCTGTGTCCTATCCAATGTCTCAGATGACATTTGTTGATGACAATCTTTTGCTGATATTTTAGTAGGATCTCTCAATTAACTGCCTTGTGTAAAGGTGAATATAAACTGCATTTCCAcgtacatttattgatttagcagccAGCTTTCTACAAACGTACGTACATCtgcaagaacaatacaaaagtacaTTACAGATATAGATGGAGACATCTATATGCAGAGAGATCTGATTTAAAGCATAGATACATCAGAGGATTTCCCACCAAAATTCAAATGATGACTAAAGAAATGGGACCCCATTTACAAAGCCAACCAAGACCCAACATAactgtaaaatcattttaactgTATCGTACACCCTACACCGTCTAatatcagtaactgcttctcTCACCTAGGCATGCCCTTCCcttccttttgtttctttttgcaaACTTCATGGTACACCTGGTCCCAGTTGGCAATTCGGCGCGAACCCGAGGAGCTGATGAGCTGTCGGAGAGTGGGCCTCAGTCCCAAGTCCTTCTCGGCCTCAGACTTCCGCAACTCGCTGATGTTGCGGATCCTTCGTGCTGCATTGAGGTTGGGCTCGTGACCCCCGGCTTTGCTTGAATGCCgggtcaaatcccacttcaGGGATGCTGGGAGACCCAGTTTTCTCAGGTCTGGTACTACTGGTCCGTGGACAGGTGCCTGAGCTTCCTTCATTGTGTCTCTTTCTGAACCTGGAACTTCATCTATCACGGACACATTCTCTTTTTGAATTGATGTGCATTTCTTAGTGTCTCcgtcctccacctcctcttcctggcTCTGGTGGCCTTCCAGAGCTGAAGGCTGAATCTCCCCAGGATTTTCGCTGGTGGAGGTAGTAATCTGAACAGACTGCAGGGAAGAAGTGAGATGAGACTCTTTCAGTGTACCCTTTCTGTTCAGATGACTGCTAGCTTTTATTGGGTCTTTTTTCTTCATGGATTTTTCCACTGTCAAAGACCCAGGCTTGAGGCCACTGCTTGTTGAACTCAAAGGTTCTTCCACATGGTGAACCTGTATTTCTGGCTCAGTGGCAAAGCTGTCCTTGTTCTGCAACGCCTTCTTTGCCTTCCACATAATTTCATGGTACTGTTCTGGGGTGTCCCAGTTATATGAGGTCCAACGATTTTGCTTAAAAGGCCAAAACTTTGAACCTTTTCCCTTACCTCGAATTCCTCGTGACCTCCCCATAGTTTGTTGTCTACCCTGAAAGTTTCGGTAGATACCACCATATGGAGCCTGATAAGCCCCATGATTGAATTCTACCTCAGAGCTGGGATCGAATCTACAAGAGTGGGGAAGGTGATCGTTGGTGAAGTCCAAATCCATCCCAGACTGCATGTGAGACATTGGCAACCATTCCCAAGATCCCTGATTCTGATGGCTCATGTATGGGTGAGAAAATTCTCCCATCTGTTGAGGGGGGCATCCTTGACCTTCATGATGCCAGTTGTTCTGGGCTCCTTGACTCCCCCTGAAGCCCACGCCTCTCATGGACCACTTCTGGAATTTTAATGGCCTTCCTGGGTATTCATGAGATGGGTGAAATTTTTGTCCATGAGGCCACATCCCCACCTGCTCCGAAAAGTGACTTTCCCCAGGGTGATGAGCCCCACCATTCGGTCCTTGAGAGGAACTCCTGTGTATCTGCCAGTTGGGTGAGCCGTATCCCTCCTGCATCATGGGGACCATGGGATATCCCATATGTGCACCATGCTGAGAAAACCCTTTATTTTGCAACTGTTGCTTTCGTTGATTTTCCTCCATAGCCTGTTTTGCTTCTTCCTCTAATTTCCTGGAATGTAAGTATAAGAGTGAAATTTGCCATTGTGAACTCAGAAGAGATCTTATTCGCATATTTAAAACACGTTATGAATTTCTgaagataaaaacatt
This genomic window from Scleropages formosus chromosome 1, fSclFor1.1, whole genome shotgun sequence contains:
- the LOC108924132 gene encoding zinc finger protein 106-like, yielding MARERKCILCRTIYNTKQEMDEHMRSMLHHRELENLKGRDCDHECRVCRVSVVGLTGYASHISSPLHKHQVEQHDQGSKGSDSEEEYFDQELVDLIEKRRKLEEEAKQAMEENQRKQQLQNKGFSQHGAHMGYPMVPMMQEGYGSPNWQIHRSSSQGPNGGAHHPGESHFSEQVGMWPHGQKFHPSHEYPGRPLKFQKWSMRGVGFRGSQGAQNNWHHEGQGCPPQQMGEFSHPYMSHQNQGSWEWLPMSHMQSGMDLDFTNDHLPHSCRFDPSSEVEFNHGAYQAPYGGIYRNFQGRQQTMGRSRGIRGKGKGSKFWPFKQNRWTSYNWDTPEQYHEIMWKAKKALQNKDSFATEPEIQVHHVEEPLSSTSSGLKPGSLTVEKSMKKKDPIKASSHLNRKGTLKESHLTSSLQSVQITTSTSENPGEIQPSALEGHQSQEEEVEDGDTKKCTSIQKENVSVIDEVPGSERDTMKEAQAPVHGPVVPDLRKLGLPASLKWDLTRHSSKAGGHEPNLNAARRIRNISELRKSEAEKDLGLRPTLRQLISSSGSRRIANWDQVYHEVCKKKQKEGKGMPRFGIEMVPSVPSDPEVLNTEEDEISLSEGYQWESFSNPSSAVTGFGPRKRSFSESNLGATDPESGSRESSAKECRLTTERLNISPWGSETSIHCRSGQAANRELEEVNNTASLRGDGENPLEEDTRQEQNDFQDTDLTITKDNPSFVVVSSEQRTEKQKDVKVISTESSQVDQLLAVSLREEELNSSLQTLESSLIQGRAALQAAYMEMQRLLMVKQQITTEMNALRAKRIEILQGMQEGYDGGSKQTVKKTSEVVSPAVKASPALPPSCTIQQDALSYSPSQLPPAGLPHILHQAVPLSSMSPAHPTPATTTPLFIKQEPVSPTRLDSDPDPAENPQTDSTPSSSSTAQCIPRAEQHGSVVVSIGHSQEDAAKGWSSSGVQSHSSAPAENQVLQANEERCVSVSEESVSDPCQKTSSKRSGGEIESHVLLLAHASSPDLTPEQSSPSSAFMPKGKKINLKNKKKWKIKKKGKETESYANNAQNGNVDQSANACSTFSTKTNINEKQSGVSKSSPTKEKQEEEEGTDCRKKSAEAGNSLASTGVDHGASDSDSSSSLAYVELPEAPPPDIVSLDSSDAEDEQETCGREKSPSLPGAGGPSDSGRAKPKGLACNEVSSTSELNTGAGSQNSDTQMPSASTIDSKKCSGVSMEPTEGSFEGHKQAVTALQIHGGCLYTCSEDHTVRVFSLVSRQCVEVFEGHSAKVNCLFVSSGPDLQHRLYTGSSDQTICCYSLKTRECEKQFSLMDRVLCLHSRWKILYAGLANGCVVSVCLKSNRQLDVFECHSPRAVSCLASTQEGARRLLLVGSYDCTISVRDAKSGLLLRTLKGHTKTVLCMKVSHEFVYSGSSDWLVQCHNIHTGELKRIYKGHNHAVTVVAVLGKVMITACLDKLVRVYELQSHDRLQVYGGHKDMVMCMAIHKSMIYTGCYDGSIQAVRLNLMQNYRCWWHGCTLIFGVVEHLHQHLLTDHTSPTFQVMKCRWKGCEAFFSVRNGTKEDLPKHMQKHAEEDSSPET